GTCAATCAGAAAAGCATCTGGATTGCTGACGAGGCAGCGCCATCCGCTCACAAAACCAAAATCGAATAGCGGGTTGATAGGTACCTACAGGCTTTATCGAGTTGCGTTTTCTCTGCCAATAAGCATCAGCAGTAACCCATCAGCTTATAAATGAGGTAACCGGCTACTTCATGCAGCAAGGTGGTCCAGCGCTCCAGGGCTTGGGCATTGGGTACCAGCCAGTAATCAGGCGTAGGGCTGGGGTCCCGGGTGAGGAAGCCGGCCGGAAAGGCGGTGGGGTGCAACCCGGCTTTCTCAAAGCAGCCCAGAGCCCGGCGTTGATGAAAGGCAGAGGTGATTAGCACCAAGGATTTAATATCGGGGTGGGCCTGTAGCAGCTCCCGCGTGAACAGGGCATTTTCGCGGGTATTGCGGCTGCGGTCTTCTATCAGGATGTTGGCCGTGGGCACGGCAGCCAGCCGGAGCAGAATGGCCAGTTCGGCAGCTTCGGTTCGCTGGCTGCCCTGCAGGGCGCCCGAGCCGCCGGAAATAATAATGTAGCGGATACGACCAGCCCGGTACAGCCACAGCGTATGCAGGAGGCGGTCGGCGCCTTCGCTCAGATACACCCGGTCGTGGGGCGACTTTTTTCCGTTGGCAATGCCCGTGAGCAGTATGCCGGCATCGTGGGGGGCAATGCGGCTCAGGGGCACCGGCGGCAGTTCCCAGGCCAGCAGGGCCGCGTTGGCCAGGGCCAGGTTGGTACCGATAATAGCAATGGCCAGTGCCGCCAGCCGCCAGCGGCGGCGCCAGAGGGCCCGGCGGTCCAGCACGGCCGCCAGCAGGAGCAGAACAAGCCAGAGGGCCGGCATCAGGGCCCAATCCAGCACTTTGGAAAGCACGAAGAACATGGCCGCGAAGCTACCGCGAATTCCTCACCTGCGCTTAACAGCGCCGTTTGCTAGCGAAAGAACAGAAACAGCAGGGCCAGCGTCAGCAGAAAAAAGCCCAAGGCAACAATATCCTTATGCACCCGAAAGCGCATTACGATGCTTTAGGCATATAGTGGCGCAGCCGCAGAATCATGTTCTTCACTTCTTCTTCGGTAAACAGCGTGTCGCACTCCAATAGCTGACCCTGGCAGTAGGACACGAAGAATGGGGCTACTTTCTCCTGCATCATTTGTTTGGCTACCGGGTTTTCTTCCGAGTTCAGCCGCACAAACAGGATATTTTCAAAAGCCGGATCATCGGATAAACGGATGAAAGGCTTGGTCAGCTGCTCGCAGGTAGGACAATTATCGGAAGTAAACTTGGCAAAAACCTTCTGCCTTTCGTGGGTCAGACGGCGGAGGACCTCATCATGGGTATCCAGTATACGCATAGGTGGTGTTGCAATAATAGAAAGTGAAGTACGGCCCCTTGGCACACACGCATACACCAGAATAGGCCGAATAAATCCCCTGCATCTGCTTAATCCATGTAAATTACTGACAATAAAAAGATTAAAGTCTATATAGCTTTTTCTGGCTTCTCCCGGTATCAATTGCTTTGCCC
The Hymenobacter sp. DG25B genome window above contains:
- a CDS encoding YdcF family protein, encoding MFFVLSKVLDWALMPALWLVLLLLAAVLDRRALWRRRWRLAALAIAIIGTNLALANAALLAWELPPVPLSRIAPHDAGILLTGIANGKKSPHDRVYLSEGADRLLHTLWLYRAGRIRYIIISGGSGALQGSQRTEAAELAILLRLAAVPTANILIEDRSRNTRENALFTRELLQAHPDIKSLVLITSAFHQRRALGCFEKAGLHPTAFPAGFLTRDPSPTPDYWLVPNAQALERWTTLLHEVAGYLIYKLMGYC
- a CDS encoding thioredoxin family protein encodes the protein MRILDTHDEVLRRLTHERQKVFAKFTSDNCPTCEQLTKPFIRLSDDPAFENILFVRLNSEENPVAKQMMQEKVAPFFVSYCQGQLLECDTLFTEEEVKNMILRLRHYMPKAS